One genomic window of Gossypium hirsutum isolate 1008001.06 chromosome D11, Gossypium_hirsutum_v2.1, whole genome shotgun sequence includes the following:
- the LOC107926823 gene encoding diphthine--ammonia ligase isoform X1: MQKMKVVALVSGGKDSCYAMMKCIQYGHQIVAVANLLPADDSVDELDSYMYQTVGHQIIVSYAECMGVPLFRRRIQGSTRHHKLSYQRTPGDEVEDMFILLNEVKKQIPSITAVSSGAIASDYQRLRVESVCSRLGLVSLAYLWKQDQSLLLQEMITNEIMAITVKVAAMGLDPAKHLGKEIAFLEPYLHKLKDLYGINVCGEGGEYETLTLDCPLFQNARIMLDDFQVVLHSSDSIAPVGVLHPLKFHLESKQSNSLSGNNKTNDLCRENISSVFEVQGVNLEECKAPGEPDPEVNDLIEVSSHRLHLSKTEKDNTFSICCWLQDTSGPPTGLQGDLKLILRQIELQLEGCGLGWEHVLYIHLYISDMDQFTQANETYVRFITQDKCPFGVPSRSTIELPLIQAGLGRAYVEVLVANDQSKRVLHVQSISCWAPSCIGPYSQATLHKEILHMAGQLGLDPPTMTLCDGGSTAELESALQNSEAIAKCFNCSISTSAILFVVYCSTNIPLDERPKIHDNLDTFAKQLKLSHLDKGTKPEVLDPIFLYILVPDLPKRALVEIKPILYVPETMETPEETSCQLSSIVAPTSFGFQPADWHDSCIQKCVIPGKICAVVLSITSVVAMKICSDSMNADWSNNNHQNFLTESQMKRISRFCIFLLNKTIIENDFSWKDTMSLRLYFPPNLHVPLETLSNLFADGFKELDQMNGGTKVGGKPIFNLVPVLGAGISAACTNDIITCELFARKS, translated from the exons ATGCAGAAAATGAAGGTGGTTGCTTTAGTCAGCGGTGGAAAAGATAGCTGTTATGCTATGATGAAATGCATCCAATACGGCCACCAG ATTGTCGCCGTGGCTAATTTATTACCAGCTGATGATTCAGTGGATGAGTTGGATAGCTACATGTACCAAACT gtAGGGCACCAAATAATTGTAAGCTATGCAGAATGCATGGGAGTTCCATTGTTCCGAAGGCGAATACAAGGATCCACAAG GCACCATAAACTTAGCTACCAAAGGACACCGGGTGATGAAGTTGAAGATATGTTTATTTTGTTGAATGAAGTTAAGAAGCAGATACCTTCTATAACAGCAGTTTCTTCTGGTGCAATTGCATCAGATTATCAAAGGCTAAGGGTGGAAAGTGTCTGTTCAAGGTTAGGGCTTGTTTCTCTGGCATATTTGTGGAAACAAGATCAATCATTGCTTCTTCAAGAAATG ATAACGAATGAAATTATGGCTATTACAGTCAAG GTTGCAGCCATGGGGCTGGACCCTGCGAAGCACTTGGGCAAAGAAATAGCATTCTTGGAACCTTATCTTCATAAACTGAAAGA CTTGTATGGAATAAATGTATGTGGCGAGGGAGGGGAGTATGAGACTCTGACTCTTGACTGCCCACTCTTCCAG AATGCTCGAATTATGCTTGATGACTTCCAAGTTGTACTGCACTCTTCAGATTCCATAGCTCCAGTTGGAGTGCTGCATCCATTGAAATTTCATTTGGAAAGTAAGCAGTCCAACTCATTAAGTGGTAATAACAAAACCAATGATCTCTGTCGGGAGAATATCAGTTCTGTATTCGAAGTGCAAGGAGTAAACCTGGAAGAATGCAAAGCTCCAGGCGAGCCTGATCCTGAAGTTAATGATTTGATTGAAGTTTCAAGTCATAGGCTTCACCTCTCTAAAACGGAAAAAGATAATACATTTTCTATTTGTTGTTGGTTGCAAGATACATCAGGACCTCCCACAG GTTTGCAAGGAGACCTGAAGCTGATCCTTAGGCAAATTGAGTTGCAGCTTGAAGGATGTGGTTTAGGTTGGGAGCATGTGCTTTATATCCATCTCTACATTTCTGATATGGATCAGTTCACTCAGGCAAATGAGACATATGTGAGATTTATTACCCAGGATAAATGCCCTTTTGGTGTTCCATCACGAAGTACTATTGAACTTCCTTTAATTCAAGCGGGTTTAGGGAGAGCGTATGTTGAAGTTCTAGTGGCCAATGATCAGAGCAAAAGAGTTTTGCATGTTCAAAGTATTTCATGCTGGGCACCAAGTTGCATTGGACCTTATAGCCAG GCGACTTTGCATAAGGAGATACTACACATGGCTGGTCAGCTGGGACTCGATCCACCGACAATGACTCTATGTGATGGTGGCTCAACTGCAGAACTTGAATCGGCGCTTCAGAACAGTGAGGCAATAGCAAAATGCTTTAATTGTTCAATTTCTACTTCTGCTATTCTCTTCGTGGTTTACTGCTCGACGAATATTCCATTAGATGAGAGACCAAAAATTCACGACAATCTGGATACATTTGCGAAACAACTTAAGCTGTCTCATTTGGATAAAGGGACCAAGCCTGAAGTGCTTGATCCTATTTTCCTTTATATTCTAGTTCCAGATCTGCCGAAAAG AGCACTTGTAGAAATAAAGCCGATTCTTTATGTCCCAGAGACTATGGAAACGCCTGAAGAAACTTCCTGTCAACTTTCTAGCATAGTGGCACCTACTTCTTTTGGTTTTCAACCTGCAGATTGGCATGATTCATGTATTCAGAAATGTGTCATTCCCGGAAAGATATGTGCAGTGGTTTTGTCAATCACAAGTGTAGTTGCTATGAAGATTTGTTCAGATTCTATGAATGCTGATTGGAGCAACAACAATCATCAGAATTTTCTCACAGAGAGTCAAATGAAAAGAATATCTaggttttgcatctttcttctaAACAAAACCATTATCGAAAATGATTTTTCTTGGAAAGACACTATG AGTTTGAGACTCTACTTCCCACCTAACCTTCATGTGCCTTTGGAGACATTATCAAACTTGTTCGCGGATGGATTCAAGGAACTTGATCAGATGAATGGTGGTACCAAAGTAGGCGGGAAGCCTATCTTCAATCTTGTTCCGGTCCTAGGTGCCGGAATATCTGCTGCATGTACAAATGATATAATCACCTGTGAGCTGTTTGCTCGGAAATCTTGA
- the LOC107926823 gene encoding diphthine--ammonia ligase isoform X2 has product MQNAWEFHCSEGEYKDPQGKPFKRVLWHHKLSYQRTPGDEVEDMFILLNEVKKQIPSITAVSSGAIASDYQRLRVESVCSRLGLVSLAYLWKQDQSLLLQEMITNEIMAITVKVAAMGLDPAKHLGKEIAFLEPYLHKLKDLYGINVCGEGGEYETLTLDCPLFQNARIMLDDFQVVLHSSDSIAPVGVLHPLKFHLESKQSNSLSGNNKTNDLCRENISSVFEVQGVNLEECKAPGEPDPEVNDLIEVSSHRLHLSKTEKDNTFSICCWLQDTSGPPTGLQGDLKLILRQIELQLEGCGLGWEHVLYIHLYISDMDQFTQANETYVRFITQDKCPFGVPSRSTIELPLIQAGLGRAYVEVLVANDQSKRVLHVQSISCWAPSCIGPYSQATLHKEILHMAGQLGLDPPTMTLCDGGSTAELESALQNSEAIAKCFNCSISTSAILFVVYCSTNIPLDERPKIHDNLDTFAKQLKLSHLDKGTKPEVLDPIFLYILVPDLPKRALVEIKPILYVPETMETPEETSCQLSSIVAPTSFGFQPADWHDSCIQKCVIPGKICAVVLSITSVVAMKICSDSMNADWSNNNHQNFLTESQMKRISRFCIFLLNKTIIENDFSWKDTMSLRLYFPPNLHVPLETLSNLFADGFKELDQMNGGTKVGGKPIFNLVPVLGAGISAACTNDIITCELFARKS; this is encoded by the exons ATGCAGAATGCATGGGAGTTCCATTGTTCCGAAGGCGAATACAAGGATCCACAAGGCAAGCCCTTTAAACGAGTATTGTG GCACCATAAACTTAGCTACCAAAGGACACCGGGTGATGAAGTTGAAGATATGTTTATTTTGTTGAATGAAGTTAAGAAGCAGATACCTTCTATAACAGCAGTTTCTTCTGGTGCAATTGCATCAGATTATCAAAGGCTAAGGGTGGAAAGTGTCTGTTCAAGGTTAGGGCTTGTTTCTCTGGCATATTTGTGGAAACAAGATCAATCATTGCTTCTTCAAGAAATG ATAACGAATGAAATTATGGCTATTACAGTCAAG GTTGCAGCCATGGGGCTGGACCCTGCGAAGCACTTGGGCAAAGAAATAGCATTCTTGGAACCTTATCTTCATAAACTGAAAGA CTTGTATGGAATAAATGTATGTGGCGAGGGAGGGGAGTATGAGACTCTGACTCTTGACTGCCCACTCTTCCAG AATGCTCGAATTATGCTTGATGACTTCCAAGTTGTACTGCACTCTTCAGATTCCATAGCTCCAGTTGGAGTGCTGCATCCATTGAAATTTCATTTGGAAAGTAAGCAGTCCAACTCATTAAGTGGTAATAACAAAACCAATGATCTCTGTCGGGAGAATATCAGTTCTGTATTCGAAGTGCAAGGAGTAAACCTGGAAGAATGCAAAGCTCCAGGCGAGCCTGATCCTGAAGTTAATGATTTGATTGAAGTTTCAAGTCATAGGCTTCACCTCTCTAAAACGGAAAAAGATAATACATTTTCTATTTGTTGTTGGTTGCAAGATACATCAGGACCTCCCACAG GTTTGCAAGGAGACCTGAAGCTGATCCTTAGGCAAATTGAGTTGCAGCTTGAAGGATGTGGTTTAGGTTGGGAGCATGTGCTTTATATCCATCTCTACATTTCTGATATGGATCAGTTCACTCAGGCAAATGAGACATATGTGAGATTTATTACCCAGGATAAATGCCCTTTTGGTGTTCCATCACGAAGTACTATTGAACTTCCTTTAATTCAAGCGGGTTTAGGGAGAGCGTATGTTGAAGTTCTAGTGGCCAATGATCAGAGCAAAAGAGTTTTGCATGTTCAAAGTATTTCATGCTGGGCACCAAGTTGCATTGGACCTTATAGCCAG GCGACTTTGCATAAGGAGATACTACACATGGCTGGTCAGCTGGGACTCGATCCACCGACAATGACTCTATGTGATGGTGGCTCAACTGCAGAACTTGAATCGGCGCTTCAGAACAGTGAGGCAATAGCAAAATGCTTTAATTGTTCAATTTCTACTTCTGCTATTCTCTTCGTGGTTTACTGCTCGACGAATATTCCATTAGATGAGAGACCAAAAATTCACGACAATCTGGATACATTTGCGAAACAACTTAAGCTGTCTCATTTGGATAAAGGGACCAAGCCTGAAGTGCTTGATCCTATTTTCCTTTATATTCTAGTTCCAGATCTGCCGAAAAG AGCACTTGTAGAAATAAAGCCGATTCTTTATGTCCCAGAGACTATGGAAACGCCTGAAGAAACTTCCTGTCAACTTTCTAGCATAGTGGCACCTACTTCTTTTGGTTTTCAACCTGCAGATTGGCATGATTCATGTATTCAGAAATGTGTCATTCCCGGAAAGATATGTGCAGTGGTTTTGTCAATCACAAGTGTAGTTGCTATGAAGATTTGTTCAGATTCTATGAATGCTGATTGGAGCAACAACAATCATCAGAATTTTCTCACAGAGAGTCAAATGAAAAGAATATCTaggttttgcatctttcttctaAACAAAACCATTATCGAAAATGATTTTTCTTGGAAAGACACTATG AGTTTGAGACTCTACTTCCCACCTAACCTTCATGTGCCTTTGGAGACATTATCAAACTTGTTCGCGGATGGATTCAAGGAACTTGATCAGATGAATGGTGGTACCAAAGTAGGCGGGAAGCCTATCTTCAATCTTGTTCCGGTCCTAGGTGCCGGAATATCTGCTGCATGTACAAATGATATAATCACCTGTGAGCTGTTTGCTCGGAAATCTTGA
- the LOC107926814 gene encoding uncharacterized protein, whose protein sequence is MEDLSKYAHSPAHLAVARRDYAGLRHIISTLPRLAKAGEVNTEAESLEAEERADAVSSVIDRRDVPGRETPLHLAVRLRDPISAEILMVAGADWSLQNEQGWSALQEAVCTREEAIAMTIARHYQPLAWAKWCRRLPRIVASAARIRDFYMEMSFHFESSVIPFIGRIAPSDTYRIWKRGSNLRADMTLAGFDGFRIQRSDQTFLFLGEGYTSEDGNLSLPAGSLIVLSHKEKEVTNALEGAGAQPTESEIAHEVQMMSQTNMYRPGIDVTQAELVPHLNWRRQERSEMVGNWKAKIYDMLHVTVSVKSRRVPGAMTDEELFSVDDEERMANSGEHDEYDDVLTAEERMQLNSALRMGNSDGVCDDDEHGVVDCQENGSAGGYENCESNGVAKEKKSWFGWNKKGSKNSDDPDDSKIGKFSKSAPEGSNQRQVDNHRSSSEFAKEDAVDGKKRKDKSSKKKKKKGGNSDDKHESEYKKGLRPVLWLTPDFPLKTEELLPLLDILANKVKAIRRLRELLTTKLPSGTFPVKVAIPIVPTIRVLVTFTKFEELQPMEEFATPPSSPVHFQDAKSKESEGSTSWISWMRGSRGGQSSDSDSHRYRDEVDPFNIPTDYTWVDANEKKRRMKAKKAKSKKHKRQAAAAKGGDGGQQQVNEAVEE, encoded by the exons ATGGAGGATCTTTCCAAGTATGCCCATAGTCCAGCTCATTTAGCTGTTGCCCGCCGTGACTATGCTGGGCTTAGGCACATTATTTCAACACTCCCTCGGCTTGCCAAGGCTGGCGAGGTTAATACTGAAGCTGAATCCCTTGAGGCTGAGGAACGGGCTGATGCTGTCTCGTCTGTCATAGATCGTCGTGATGTCCCAGGTAGGGAGACTCCGCTGCATTTAGCAGTGCGATTGAGAGATCCTATCTCAGCGGAGATTTTGATGGTGGCTGGAGCAGATTGGAGTCTTCAGAATGAGCAGGGTTGGAGTGCTTTGCAAGAAGCGGTTTGCACAAGGGAAGAGGCAATCGCCATGACTATTGCTCGACACTACCAGCCGCTTGCCTGGGCAAAATGGTGTCGCAGACTTCCCAGGATTGTTGCCTCAGCAGCTCGTATCCGTGATTTTTACATGGAGATGTCTTTTCATTTTGAAAGTTCAGTCATTCCATTTATTGGACGCATTGCACCATCAGACACTTACCGCATTTGGAAGCGGGGTTCAAATCTTCGTGCTGATATGACACTTGCTGGATTTGATGGGTTCCGCATTCAAAGATCAGACCAAACATTTCTCTTTCTAGGGGAAGGCTACACTTCTGAGGATGGGAATCTTTCTCTTCCTGCAGGCTCTTTGATTGTTCTTTCTCATAAGGAAAAGGAAGTTACAAATGCCTTAGAGGGGGCTGGTGCACAACCAACTGAATCAGAAATCGCTCATGAAGTGCAAATGATGTCTCAAACTAATATGTATAGGCCTGGTATTGATGTCACTCAGGCTGAGCTTGTTCCTCATTTGAATTGGAGGCGACAAGAGAGAAGTGAGATGGTTGGAAACTGGAAGGCTAAAATTTATGATATGCTTCATGTGACAGTCAGTGTGAAGTCAAGGAGAGTTCCTGGTGCAATGACTGATGAAGAGCTTTTTTCTGTGGATGATGAAGAAAGGATGGCAAATAGCGGTGAACATGACGAGTATGATGATGTATTGACAGCTGAGGAAAGGATGCAGTTGAATTCGGCGCTTCGTATGGGAAATTCAGATGGTGTTTGTGATGATGATGAGCATGGAGTTGTCGACTGTCAAGAAAATGGTTCAGCAGGTGGCTATGAAAATTGTGAATCAAATGGTGTTGCTAAGGAGAAGAAGAGCTGGTTTGGCTGGAATAAGAAAGGCTCAAAGAACAGTGATGATCCTGATGATTCAAAGATTGGAAAGTTCTCAAAATCGGCTCCTGAAGGTAGCAATCAGAGACAAGTTGATAATCATAGATCATCATCTGAATTTGCGAAGGAAGATGCTGTCGATGGTAAGAAGCGTAAAGATAAAAGcagcaagaagaagaagaagaaagggggCAATAGTGATGATAAACATGAAAGTGAGTATAAGAAGGGTTTGAGACCTGTTTTGTGGTTAACACCAGATTTCCCTTTAAAGACAGAGGAACTCCTGCCTTTACTTGACATATTAGCCAACAAAGTCAAGGCTATAAGGAGATTAAGGGAGCTTTTAACAACTAAACTGCCATCTGGCACATTTCCAGTCAAG GTTGCCATCCCTATTGTCCCAACTATTCGAGTCCTTGTCACTTTCACTAAATTTGAGGAGCTTCAGCCGATGGAGGAGTTTGCAACACCTCCTTCCAGCCCGGTTCATTTCCAGGATGCCAAGTCAAAAGAATCAGAGGGTTCAACATCATGGATTTCGTGGATGAGAGGGAGTCGTGGTGGCCAGTCAAGTGATAGTGATAGCCACCGGTATAGGGACGAGGTTGATCCTTTCAACATACCAACCGACTATACGTGGGTTGATGCGAACGAGAAAAAACGTCGCATGAAAGCTAAGAAAGCCAAAAGCAAGAAGCACAAAAGGCAGGCAGCAGCAGCCAAAGGCGGGGATGGAGGTCAGCAGCAGGTGAACGAAGCGGTGGAAGAATAA